The following DNA comes from Poecilia reticulata strain Guanapo linkage group LG16, Guppy_female_1.0+MT, whole genome shotgun sequence.
TGTAAGACAAGTATGTTGTACTCTTTCAAAATTGTCCAGAAAATGAATGCAACAATGCAACACAAAACCacatcttaaaataaagagcaaatttCATGTTCCCACTGTTTCCACGTGTTTTACTTAGGTagatgtttatttgcatattgcAGATTTGAGGTGTTTTATCTGTATTGTTCTATGTAATTTAGATTCACTGAAAATGGTGGATTCCACTTTGAACAACACTGAGTTAATGATTTTACACCATGYGCTCCTCAACTCACAAGGTAACATTTGCCAGCAGATAAGGCTCTCTTTAtagaagtgtttgttttctctataaatgtacatattgtttattttattttatttttccccagtCTGCAGTTTATTTATCCTCGGCAGAAGACTAAAAGCGGCGATAATCACTGGGAATTTTTTTGCTTTCGAAACAATTATCAGCCTTCAGACTCATTAGTCTAAAAATCACTGAGCATTATCCTTGATTGTGTTTAACAGGCAGCTGcacatttctcaaaaatgaCTCGCGAGGGCCTGTTGGCCAATCAGCAAAAGCTAATCACTCATTCTTCTccaaaatattaatgaacagACAGTTACATCTATTGAACTAGAAAACCATCTGCAGCATCGAAGATTAGGCCATCTCTCCAGTCTCACAAACAACAACTAGAAAGCTcttagaacttttttttattgtattgttgGCATGTCCGGTTTTTGTTTGGCTGACTTTGATACTTTTACTATCCTACGGTCctcaaaagcagcaaaaaagcCATGCAAGGCATAATAGAGTTGGAGTTTGGCCGTTACTGCAGTGCCACCTGCTGGTAGAAAGTGGCTTTACAGTTACAGCTGTATGAAACCTGCACATTTGTCTGCAGCATGCACCAATAAACAGTGATGTTTTATAAAACGAAGGACTGCTTTATGTTTCTGACTCTACATATAATATTGCTGATTAAGTGCTTTAATTATGGGCATTAGTCATGACATTGGTGACaactaaatacaaataaaaaatagttagTAATAAAGCTGTTGGCATTATTTTTCTTGCTCAACACAATCTGGTAGTACAGTTGCTGTTTGGTGTGAATTAAGCAGAGACCACAACAGCGAGGAGCAGATCAGTGGAAACGCCGGTGTTTACCAAATGAGAAAGAACAGTCCTAATGGGCCAGATGCACCGATGATGCGATTAAGGACGTGTTCTCCATCACGTAGCGCCAACAGCTCTCACACACTCTGAGATCTCTATCTGACGTAAAACACACAGCACATATGTGAGAGGACGTATACGTTATGGAAACTCTGCTTTGTATAAGCTGAAGTCAAAAGGTTTGCATCGAGACGCAAGGCACGTCGCTAAAGTGGCGCTCTCACTCTGCAAAGCATTGCTGCCTGGAACTTCTAAAGCGAAAATGTTGCAGAGGGTATGATACTCATTTGACCTTGTTAATATAAGATCCAGTTCATTTGACCTTGTTAATATAAGATCCAGTTCATTTGACCTTGTTAATATTAGATCCAACTGTTTGATGATTATCTGCattaatttagtttgatttggAGTGTGCAAGGAATGTAGTTGGATCCTTTGTCTGAAAGAGCGGTGCGTTGGCGCCATAGTCAAAAGAGTCCACTAGGGGGACTCGTGCGCTCTTTACATTCAATACAAGAGTAAGTGAAGGCGCGCGCGCACGGGTTTCATCTGTGGTCATTTCTTCTCTTATAAGGTAAGAAATTAGATTAGTCTTTCAGGAGAATGATATGGATGAATGCTAGGCCTGTATGTGCGACTTCGTAtgcatttagtttgttttgcgTCACGgattagttatcttgctttaaTGTGATGTGCAAAGAGTGTTTGGCTAGCTACTTAGCTCATGTCATGTTCCGTTCGGCATCCGgcagtttgatttgtttaaatgGAAATAGTAACTTGTGATTTTTATGAAGTAATACATGTAATGTACTGTTCTTCAAAGTTTTGATaggaaatatttctattttttctttattaatttagttCTGACAGTACCATATGAATTCAGAGCGacatgtttaaatattgttaaataactgtAATGTGAAATACttgattttgtcaaaaaaaaaacaaaaacaaaaaaaacagtgtagCATCAAGCACCATGCAGCAGTTTCTGTGCAATAAAAAGCTGACCTGACTTCCCTCAACCCACAACCGACGCAGTCAATTACAAAGATGGAGCTGTGATTGATCGCTCCGTACGAGAACTGCACAAAAGTTTTCGGTTCAATAATGACAAATGTTCTCTTTATTCGGCAATCCTCGCTTTACTTTGTCAGGCTGTTTGTCTACGGCAACTCAGAGGAACGAGCTCAATCCCACGTGTCGTGTACTAGCAGCTTTCACGAGGCAGATATGTTTCATCACAGACCACAATCAATACCCACAGCTGTGCGCACGAAGGATTCGGAKGTCTTTAATCATAAAMGGCTGTACTTAATCAATCTYATGTTTTTTCCTTGTCAATAATTGCTCATACCAGGTGTTTTAGAACATCAGTGATTAACATAGAATGTGTTAATTTTAGGTTACATTCAGAGAAAACAGGCTCAGTCTAACAGCAGCTGGTTGCATTTGAACATGTTCATGTATGTAGGAATTGAAATTTAATcgtttgcaatgttttttttttataccgtaactaataaaatgtcaatttgcCCATGTTGttgtcaaaacaaattaaatatcagTGTGTACCAGTTCTATAACACAATCTGTGTaacttttgtttgattttagaaTTTAGCTTTATGCATATTCTAAGCAAGAAGCGATTTGAAGATGATCAAATCagggttttaaaaaatagctcCGCTTCCATggtagttttaatttaaattactgtaattatttttacttcattcaCTGAATGRTGAGTAAgaacaaatcaatcaataaatcagtcaTCTGAAAGGGACTGCAAACATTGTGTTACACGACTTAAATTCACATCTCGTTAACCATAAACCGAACAGCCAGCTACTGTTACACGTGTTACTGGTTTGGGTGATAAAGCTGGAGTTATATTAAATTTACCATgtgtgaaatgcaaaaaaaaaagattatgtaGAATAGATTTCACATACATTTAGAATATGAATCTACGTTTTTAACTTTCCTATTTTTCTCGGTTTGCTTGGAGCAGCGGTGTTTACACAGTAATTATACTTTGTAATTAGGAGAGCAACGTTAGTTTAGATAGGAGATAGTGAGGAACAMTCTGACCAAGAACTAATTGCAGAATTACCATTTACTTACAGCCGACACACAATACTAGATCAGATGCAAATCCTCAATGGTAARTAAATACTACTTCTTAAATAATGAATAGTGGTTTATCAGGGAATgcatttacatgcatttttttggtgtttaaaataaatgagaaataattattttcttagtgttttgattaaaaaaaactaactactGATTATTTCACAYCATACAAAGAGATTATGCAGAGAATGCCCTTCGTACTGTTTCGCTGTGTGCTCACGGCTGCAGACTCTGGAWCTGCCTGTCATCTCGGTCCTCCTTGATCTCTCTGCTGCATTTGACACCATAATCCCTGTtcctcttctcttcctctttctctggaGGGCCCCAAAGGGAGCTGGGTCATCCCAGCGAGCTGTGACTGATTCATGACTAGCTTTTGTGGAACTGGTACAATCCAGGCTGTAAATTATTGCTCGACCATCTGCAGGAGTACTCTTGGCTCGAGAAGAGCCTGGCTAACCCAACTATTTAAAGACttggagagggaaaaaaatggagtcTCTGAATAATAGTTTAACGACTGATGGCTTTTGTAAAGTCTTGCTCTCCTCTGCTTGTCTGTTCTGTTGGAAAAGTGTATTCCTGTGGTTAAGATTTATCATCAACAATTCCAATGaaatcttctttctttttttaggttgTAGTGATGCAGACAATTTCAGAAGAATAAACCttgatactttttttaaatcaatgctCTTCAAtagcttttaattatttaggcATTCACATcattactaaagtaaaagaccacacttcaaagaaaaaataGGAAGTTTAAAAGGTGCATTAATAATGACTAAATATTGATACAACTAAGCGATATGAAACAGTAGTTCAGCCTCGCATCTGCTCACATAGACCGGTTAATGAGTATTGTACCATAAATAATTTAAGAGTAGTTATTAATATTGCAGTGGTTGAAGGTCAGTTTTCAAACTGTGCATCATTCATTATTAATGTGTACTTTACTTAAATGACMAATAACCAGTTTTTATAAATAGGGCATCTGGtcaaatttcttaaaaaataacataGTGGCTCATGGAAACTGGTTCCCATCTAAGCACATTCTGTTCTCCTTATTATGATGACTTTTTAGAAGGGAAACAGTTGAACCAcccatttttgaaaaaaaaaaaagaaaatctMATTTGGAAAgcgagatttatttattttcccatctAATTCAGTGTGGACTATTTGGTTCAGTTAGAGTATTTCAGTAAGATTTGTTACATGCATGGTTtgcaaaataacctttttttttaacccttctGGGAAAAAGAAGCTGTAGCACACCGCAATGCAASAGTCCCGATTTCTATGTTAGTGAGGGAGCTAAAAATGAGGGTGATGGCACGGAGGgcttccaacctcaaagaccGAGAGCTCGTCTCTAAAGACAAATCATCAAAATCCCTGGAAAAGCATTCAAAAAGCTGCTGATCAATTACAAGAAGGTTTTTTTCCTGTAGTGCCAATAATGAAATTTCCACTGATCACTGAGGAGGGTATGAATTAGAAAATGTCGTTCCAGATGCAAGCTTCTCGGTTCACCGAAAACAACGATGAATCCCAATTTTTCAGGAATACTTTTGGGTTTTTCAGGAACCATTAATATAGACAAATACGTGAATCACATCAGTTTGCTTTCAGAAAATTTACTTCCAAGTGTGCCAATGACATGAAAGATGTCCAGATGTCAACAGGAACTATTTCTGTCCCCACATGCAAAGAAATCCAACCACAGATAtccataaattatttttaaattaaaaactgtttttaaatcgTCTCTGCAGTTGGGTCCTGCAGAGACGATacaagcactttgtattgccttgctgctgaaaatgtgctacataaataaaattacttttacctCTACAACATCAAATGACAACTAGTACTTTATTTAACAATAAGGCTTAGAAGTTCTTGAGATGTTCTTTGTGCGACACTTTGCTAATGAGAAACCTTTTTGAGGGCCATCAGTTGGGTCTGAACCAGCCGGTATTAATTAGCATTAAGTAGCACGTTTGCTTTCCAATTACTTATAGATTTAAGCTGATGTCATGACTTTCCATTCCTCCGAGCAATCTCTCTTTGTTATGTGTGCAATACTTTCCCCCCTATTAAATTTTATTGCATGTAATTTATGGACAGCGGTGGTTTCTTTGCACATCTGGGCTGGGTGGGTTGTCATCAACATCTGCTGAGAATTTCACATCAGTAGCTCCTTTAAAAATAGacttatacaaaaaaaaaaaaaacattggtgaTGTGTTCATCTCTTGTTTTACCCACCATATCTTTTTCTGCCTTcacaatcaagtttatttttgtcagcgATTTGGACAGCTTTTTTGCACAGGTGTGAAGCAGGGAGAAAGGAGgtgcttgaattttaatttgaactcAGATTCCGAAAGAGCGACTGTTGACTTGTAAATGACTTAAACGAGTGTGGCACCATCATTGTCTGTAAAATCATAATACATTTCAGCACAAAATGGTTTAGAGCTGAGGCGTCCgacataaaaataactaaaaattaTAGATTTGAACAGAAGTTGTGCAGTCAATGTAAAACTGATGCAGAATTTTAAGATTGTCTGAAGCAAGCAACCAATTTATATCTCTTGAAACATTAATGGAGAAATTCTtcctcaaaatatttaaaaagaattgaggagatattttagtaaatatttaaaatattttagttatgCTTACCCCAactacaatattttattaataagcTAATAATGCTAAAAATAGGACTATGTTTACTGTCAATCACATTATTTCCAACTACCATAAATCCCAGACTATTTAACACCTATGGTCCAGGAGTTATGGTCCCATGATAACTctaggaaaaaaacacaacatcataAGCTGATTAGCCAACCAGGGGGGCATCTAGGGCATTTtgttaacaagaaaaaaaaaatacacactttgaatattttttcccaacttaatctttaaatcaaaggtgtacaacatttaaaactatttctgGACTTGTGTTCCTCATCTAAGGCTTCAGAAATGCAATCACTCTGAGGAATAAAAAGTCTCActttcaaaatgtaacaaattaatcattatttaaagtgaaattcaATCTTTTGTGAATTTTTAAGTCATAAAATCATTTGTAATTAGTTGACTCTTGATGGTACAGACAGACATCCTGGTTAACAGCTTTCAATCACCTCAGACACATAAAATATTCTTGCGAGACTCACATTTGTTGGCCTGGCGTGAAAAGGCTTTTGACTAACCGTCTAGCAAGGGCAATTTCAACATACTTGTAGGAACAGGTAAATGTGTGTGAAAGGTTAAATCTGGCATCTGTGGTCAGTACATcgaaataaaaggaaaagtttgGTCTCTAAAGATAAATCcgttttttcagtttaatctgTCCTGATCCTGTCTGCCATTCCCTTTCTATCAGTAAATGTAACACCTGCTCCTATCTTAATGTGACACTGGGAAATTTGAAAGACTTGTGTGCTGGTAGCACtgtaaatgactgaaaaaacaccaaaccaccagatctttaatatatttcatGGTTTTTGTCACCGCTGTTACCAAATCCAGATGGTTTGTAAGATAAATTGTGGGGAAAAGAAGGATCTGCCCAAAAGAAAGCATCTCGGCCCATCATTAGCATCAAGCCTACATTACACCTTATCAACATGCTACCTCTCAGCTTCGCCTACGCCGCCTACATTAATGCAGCATGCTGTACCGCAGCATCTGGATGGGATTTCTACAGTAAATTACATCCGACCGCTTGGTCTTTCACGTTCTATACCCTGCTGCCTGGAAAAACTGAACCAATAGGGGAAAAGGAAGTGAAATTCATCACATACAGGAGGAGCAACTGTAAAGGGCATCGTGAGGCTGATAAAAGAGGGACAGACGGGCAGCACAACATGCTGGACACGCCACAGTCAGGCCTCTGGTCGGTACAGGGGGAGGCCAGCTGGGGCAGGAATAGAACACAAAAcagacagagaaatgtttatgATGTGATCAATTTCTCCTACACATTCTGCATGTTTATTTGTTAGAATTTGTGTGAAACTAGTTCATGAAACCTAAGATTTTACGCAGTTTTGCAGCAgtgtaattgatttttttcaaaaagcagcAGTGTCTAATTCTTATTTCCTGCCTGTTTCAGATATCCCCCTCCTTCGTCTTGAATGACCACCTGACTGGACAAGCAgctgtttgtttacagaaaaaaattaatatccTTGACAGGAGTGTGACCATTTATCTGGGGAAAACAACTTAGTTTCAAAAAGAGAGAGCTGAACAactaggcttttttttttacttttttggtgGTGTGACCTAAAAGCTAAGTGACTACaaatattgctaaaatattGGTACCTTATTTTCATCCACTTTTACTTCTTGCTCTCTCCTAAATTACAGTGAGTGTCACAAACTGCCTTACATTTTGCTTATTCATCATTCGTCCCTGTAATGTTTCCATAATgtattgcatttgttttatagCTTTTCATGATGCWTTAGKTTAACATCGCTTTTTTGCCTTCATGTACTGTTTCGTGTTTGCTAGTGATAGCATTGTTATAATTTACACCCAAGCcagtgtttttaaagtaaactcTTCTGAATCATTGGTTAATTTGAATTTTCCTTCTGTTAGACGTAAATGtatgataaatgttttcttggTTAATGTTTCTTTGTAGATGTTCACCGGTGCTTGTCTCTTTGTTCAGATCAGGAGAGGCGTATGGGAGTGGCCGACgtagctcttcttcttttttactaCGGCGGATAGCAAGCGAGTTTCAGGtgcataccgccacctactgtacaTGAGTGTGTAGCAACACTACTTTACATTACTACgcagcacttcctgtttctacAAGATTATGATGTAATCAGTTGCATATTTGGGCACAAGCAAATTAAGTATTTTGTATAGTATTTTGTATTTCTCCAAAGGAACCATTTAAGCCGCACTGTGTAGAGcgttgtattttgttttttaacccaCTCATAACTGGTTAATACTAATGAGGTTTCAGGTCTACTTAAAACCAACCAAGATTTCGGTAACTGGGAGTTTAAGATTgttatttactttgatttagTTTTACATAACGTACCAGTGCTACTACTTTGTTCATAACTATTATTTTCTAGTATGGACTTAGggattaaaacaacagaaaatatatcAGTATTTATTAACTGGTTTGTCATTTTAAGGAGTTAATGTCTTTAACTGCCTGAGTGTAAAATTATTATGTTGACTTTGGCAGTAAAACCGGATTCATTTATTTGTAGCTTTTGGTTATTTCAAAAGCTACAAGatgtctgcaaaaaaataattcttgaCTTAGTATTCAGCTAGGGACGCTGTCCTAAAGCCACAGAGAAGCAATAAAAATTCATTCAGTTTATTCCTTTTCAATATTCTCTTATCCATGTTCAGGGTTTGCAGAGGTGTTGGAGAAAATCCCATTAGGCAAAGAGCGGGGTACAAAGAACCTGTACAGACTGTAAGTACATCACAGAAGTTCAAAATAGATGGATGTCCATATTTCCTCATTGGAAATCTTTACTCATTTGTGCTCTTAGCAAGTCAAAATAGAATTTCTTTAGATTCTTCTTGAGTTCAtttccagattatttttttttcccccacactgatcaaacatttttgcacattttcgaCATGCCGCTTAACAgaacaaaatttgatttgattcagtAGTCAATAATTTGCAAATATAAAGGGTACAAAGAGTTTAAAAAGCTTTGATAAAGTATTCCCATCTCTTGAACGTTCCCACATTTTCTCATAATGTAACCACAaactttgctgtgttttattcggattttatgtgatggaccagcatcattttcaagttttaatcTATAAAAGGACTCGAAAACcatgcaggatttttttttttgtaacagtgcaccactttgtgttggataatcacagaaaatctcaataaaatccaCTGGTGTTTGTggcaacgtgacaaaatgtgaagaagtttaaGGGGTGGGAACGTCTCCGCAAGGCACAGTAAATATCACAATATAAGCTGTACTTCAATAAAAACRTCATTCTCATCTTTTCTTGTGGTGTTtgttgacaaaaagaaaattgcacaattcaacacatattttctttcaaatattacaCACTGACTAAACAACATGGAGTTCAGTTATATAGTATGTGGGGAGGGGAGGATTGAAGACGGATTCACCGTTTCTTTTTGAGCTACTTTCTTTCAGTCTCTTCCAAGATTAGGCTGTTTTTGCAAATCTACATTTATGCTGTGGGTGTGAGAAAAGAAGTTGACAGTTCAGCTTAtgaaaactttaagaaaatcTCCCATTTGTGGCTTTAAAGGTACTATAttctgagcttttctttttttttWRSMAAAWWaaaaaaaacaatgctgaaGGGAGAACAAGCACAGATACACAAAATCGTTGCCTGGAATGAGGTTAGGTGACCACACCCAGAACATCGTGTAAAACAAGCTTCATTTCAGCTCTGAGAGCGATTATTGAGAATAATATCTCACTTTYCCGATGCAACAGCAGGTCCTTGATTGCAATAAAATCYATTTTCATCACCAGCGACACGTTCAGTCTACTTTGCAATTAAGCATTTATGCACTGTAGTGATATAATTAGCAGAAAATATTATTGCCAAGGGAGTTTGGGGAGACTGTGTGATTCCCACACATTCAGTTGTGAAGTTGGCTGTATCCTCCATCATTTcctgagagggagagagaggggggagcGGGTCCACTGATACCACCTTCAGCTGCTCCTCGCAGCGTGGGGCGCCTGTCTGGGATTCCTCTTTCTTCATCTTTTGTTCTCAAGRATAAAGGGCGGTGGCTGATGCCGTATGCATCCAAACATCACTCCACCTTCTGCCGCTCTGCTAGTTCCTGTCTTTTGCTCAGTGTGACTCTGGGAGTCCTTATTTAGTCCATTTTCTACCAGAACCAGAGCGGCGAGATGCTCTCTGCTTGTGATGTGACAGTCTCTGAGTGATTCAACTGTAGGGTCCTGTTGAGACCAAACAATATAAAAGTCAACAGTTTTTGAGTTAGCTTTTTATGTAGAGCCAAAATGAACACAGTCCAAACAACTTTTTATACATGTGATTAAACTGTCATGATTACATTAAATACAATACCTGGTAGATAATATTCAGTTATTTAATTGAATATtggttatttaattaaataactaaaattttgttatttgaataaataactaaatatttaaatctgtgaTTAAAACTTCAGTTAGTCACATGAAATGACAAACAATTGTTCTAgcattatttacttatttcagTTGTCACTGTGGCTCGTCAGACACCGTGACACCTGATTGGTTAATCAGCACAAGTCAACTTCACGTTGTAGCCCCCCCCCACTGACTTATGGGTATTGCTGAGctagaaaacaaattcaagctGTACTGCAACACATGGCCATGCAGTGGTTTCATACATTTCAGATAATGAATATACAATTTTCTTAATTACTCTTACAACTTAACATCGTTTTATGTAATCATaatattcaaacatttaaataattataagaaaatacatatttttctttagcataTATGCATTTCTAATCTTAATTTAAATGATYGCTTCCTGAAYGTTTCCTTACcaagaaatacatttcttaaGTTTATTTAGTRCTCATCCCAATTAATCCATAACcggattgtctttttttattgtaaacatCTAGTATAAATATTGTCAGTGGTCCCATTAGAAATtttgaaacagagaaaatgttgcGGTAATGAAAATTTTTTGGTTCTGgatcattttgaaaaaacaaaaaagaaacagccaAATAAGctgtattattgttttttcagGTACCTGTTTTAGACTCCATTCTGTAGCTGCTAGTctgtaagaagaagaagaaaaatgcacaGCAACAAGTTATTTGTAGGgacattgtttgacattttgaatcTTTTACCGTCTCTGATCTTTCTGTATCTGTCAAAACTGATAGAGATCAGTTAAAATAGGAAATGATACGTCTCAAAATGCAATTGGTTTTATCAAACTTCAGCAAGGACAACTAAAATGGCacaaaagaattttaaataaagaaaaaaataccctGCATTATGATTTACCAGTACATTGCTGCTTCTTGAACTAAATAAATAGcatgaacattttcaagattgacatatttttcttttaacggATCCAATTTTTRGACCCTGACAATGAGGTGAGTAGCTGCTCACCTCATTGTCAGGTGATGAGCTCCATCGGATGCTGTAGCTCATCTGATGGAGATTATTAAGCGTCTATGTTCAGAAGTGCCTCATAAATACAYTTCAATGTCAAAGTTGTTTAAAATTAGAACGTGTGCAGCAGATCTTCACCTTTCCGTGTGGCTTTAGACTGACTAGCAGCTACTGTGGTCAAGTCCGCAGGCAGACCCACATACACACCGCCATAATTCCTGAGGACAGGAGAAGACATTATGTTAGTGCAAGGTAATTTATCAGAGTTAGATTTTGAGTAGAAGCAGTAAGATTAAATTTAGCTAATAATCATATGTTCatagaatttattttcttttagtttcaaCTCTTAAGAAATTTCAGTCCCTTGCAAAATActcttttgaactttttcagattttgttttagaaccaaaagcatgaaaaaatggaagaaaaacctttcatttcaaaaatcttgagaatatttcacacttttgtcttcagtttattttatagtCAGAAAAGGTGTCATTGAGCCATTTAAAGCAGAGTTGGGTTACAAAACAATTTTCCGAGCTTTAAACATTTYAGAgctctgttcaatccatcatatGGAAGTAGAAAAAGTTTGACATAATGGCAAGCCTACCAAGAAATGATTGTCCacttaaagtgaaaaatgtaacaagGAGGGCATTAATTAAACCTTTACTATGTTCATTTCATTAGGTTATGTGAAATGGATTGACTTCGAAAGTCCCTGAATCTATAAACAGAGTCAGAAGAAGAAGTCCTGTTTGCAGTTCGCAAGAAGCCATGAAGGAGACATGGCAAACGTGTAAGAATATGCTCAGTTCACATGGAAMACTTTTAATTCTTGCCTACATGTTGGCATTATTTAGAACACCAAAAAACACGCTGAGCRCACCATACCCATTGCGAAACAttgtggtggcagtatcatgctgttcAGAAGCTTTTaatgagcaaaaacaaaggCGTTTGGTCAAAGTTAACAggttgaaatgagacaaaataaaaggaagttcaagggatatgaatacttttttatatatatttatatataataatacCTGCCTTACTAGCAGATGTTGTTGGTTACagttcttgcaaaaaaaaatactgattgTTTCACAAAAAGCTACATGTCAACCGAAAACCTCAGAAGCGTCAACAGAATACCTTCTTTTCTCATCGTCTGCCGAGGGATCTTCTGTCCTGATTGAGAGAAGAATCACAGGTCAGGTCAGCATTCACAGCCTGGCACAGAAACACCAGAAGCTCTGGACTCCAGGGTGTGGTTTGTTTCCGCTGCGCTGCGGAACATCTACGGCGAGCCGCAGGGAATACGGATCATTCCCCGGTGGCAGCGGCTGACGATGCGGCACATGGAATTGGCAATTATCGTTTCAGCTGAGGTTATTGAACAATCAGCTACTTGCAGCGTGTTGTTGTCGCAGAGCTCACATGAAGCCGCGCCGgggacaaaacagcaaaaatactCAGCTTGGAGGCCGTTCTGTTTGcagattcttttcttttgaacatAAAATGCGAGCGTgtgcatgttttgtttgtttgtttcatcttGGAAGGAACTAAGGTAGGCACTAAAGTAGACCGCTGGGATTCGACCACTTTGTGGCTCCCTATAAAGACTTGACCTAACATGCTTACTTTGCTTGATTGGTAAAGGCAAAGGATGAAATCAGGGTAAGGAGAAATGGGTTAGGAAATCCTTTTGACGGGCATTGCA
Coding sequences within:
- the c25h12orf75 gene encoding overexpressed in colon carcinoma 1 protein — encoded protein: MGCGNSSATSTSGGGPAEASKDVTEDPSADDEKRRNYGGVYVGLPADLTTVAASQSKATRKD